From the Nostoc sp. PCC 7107 genome, the window AACCACTAGGGCCAATAATTGCTGTTACTTTGTCCTGGTAAATATCCATTGATACCCCTTCCAGGATTTTTTGGGTGTTGTAGTAAAGGCTAAGATTTTTAACTTTGATTGCTGGAATTAGCTTATTCATGCCAGAAAATCGTAAGTGTATAGATGTTGACTAAACGCAATCATAAAAATCCGTGGCTTTGTATTACTACACTGGTGATCAAACTGGAAGTTAATTTCTACAATTTCGTTATACAGCAAATATACTGATATTAGATATCTGTATAAGATTCAAGTAAAAAATCATAACTCTCCTTAAGATTTACTGTAAAATATGCTACCACGTAATCCTACAACTTTCCGATTTTTTATTGGTAAATTTCGGAATTTTTGAGATTTATTTTTAGATATTGCCAGCAAAAAACGATATTAAGACCTATTTCATAAACTCTTCTTTAAAAAGCAAATTGTTTTTTAAACTTTGCATAAATTTTTTGCAGCGCGTCATTGTTTTTTTAAATAGATTATGTATTTTTAGTAGCTAGTCTACAAGTGTAAAGATGGCGATCGCTACAAAATTGAGACTTAAATATAGATACTACATACTTACGCCATAAGATAGAAAGAAAATCAACGTTAATGTGCTTTATGTCTACAGAGTGAATTTTGTTATGTTCTAATTATTTGATTTTGTATATAAAATATTATACTTTATTTTAGCTAAATACTTACGCGATTAAAAAATAAACTTCTAAGTCATGGCTAAATTTAAATATACCTTAATAACTAATTTTTCAGCATTTAAATTAACACATAGTTGCTGGAAAATACAGCATCTTTTAAATAAGTGAAGCACACTATTTAAGTCTCGAATCTAGGTAGAGAGACTATTCTAATTCTGATGTATGAATTTCCACTCCAGAATTCTGCTTGATTATTGATTCAGCAGAGATCAGGTTAACAATACATCTCTAAAAGAATACTGAAGAATATAGTGCTGCTTAACCGCATCATCATAATCAAAAATGCGTCAAAGCTTAACTACTTTATAACCAATAATTAATTTTTTTATTACCTTGGTAAGTCACTTTTTTTACAGTGATAGGTAAAGTCTTGACCCTCCGAATTTTAGATTTTGGATTTTGGATTTTGGATTTTTTTGGGGTACAAGCCCCACCCCTAGTGGGCGGAAAAATCTAAAAGACGCTCGCGGACTTGCTAACGTCAATCTAAAATCCTCAAGCCCCGTACCTTTGTGGTCGAGGTTAATCCAAAATTGGTTGACCAGTTATTAACCTGATCAATTTTTTAGACCTTTGGAAACACAAAGCATCAAACAAAAGAGGATCGTTGTTGTGAGTAAAATTAACTTGAAGCTTAATAGCTGGACAGTAGTTGCCGGGATTTCGATGATCACAACTACTTTGGGTTTATCCATGTCTGCGGTTCAATCTCAAAGTGTGAAAACTATTGCAATTGATGGTTCTAGTACTGTTTTCCCCATCACAGAAGCAGTAGCAGAAGAATTTCAAAAATCTCAAGGCGGTAGAGTTCGGGTGACAGTGGGTGTTTCCGGTACTGGTGGTGGGTTTAAAAAATTCTGTCGGGGTGAGACAGATATTTCCGGTGCTTCCCGTCCCATTCTGCAAAAAGAAATCGAAGCTTGTAAAGCAGCTGGTATTCGTTACATGGAACTACCAGTAGCTTATGATGCCTTAACAGTAGTAGTTAATCCACAAAATACTTGGGTGAAGAATTTGTCTGTTGGCGAACTCAAAAAAATGTGGGAACCAGGCGCACAGGGTAAAGTTAATAATTGGAGTCAGATCCGCCAAGGATTTCCCAATGCACCTTTAAAGTTATTTGGCCCTGGTGCTAATTCGGGAACTTTTGACTATTTTACCGAGGCTATTGTGGGCAAAGCGAAATCTAGTCGCGGTGACTTTACAGCCAGTGAAGACGACAACGTACTTGTACAAGGTGTGTCACGGGATAAAAACGCCATTGGCTATTTTGGTTACGCCTACTATGCAGAAAACCAAAAAAGGTTAAAAGCAGTACCTGTTAATGGTGTATTACCATCGCCAACTACCGTAAAAAATGGTAGTTACTCTCCCTTATCTCGTCCTTTGTTTATCTACGTCAGTTCCAAGTCTGTGGATAAACCAGAAGTGAAACAGTTTGTGCAATTTTATTTACGCAATGGGGCAAAATTCGCCCAAGAAACAAGATATGTAGCGTTACCAGCTTCCGCCTACACCACAGCCCAAAGCCATTTTGGTAAAAAGAGATTTGGGACTGTTTTTGGTGGTAAAGAGGCTGTAGGCTTGAAAATTGAAGAACTGCTGCGTCGAGAAGCTCAGTAATTCAACTTATTTCCTGATTTTATCGTTTTTCATTAGATCCCCGATTTGTTCAAGAAGTCGGGGATCTATCAAAGTTGAGTCTGGTATTCTGAGCATGACTATTGCCAAAAAAACTCGATTTTCTGCCAAGCTGTTACGTGATTTGCGAGAACGAATCATCGAATTTATCTTGTTTCTCTCAGCGTTATCTTCGGTAGCAACAACAATAGCTATCGTGGGTATTTTGCTTTACGAGTCGGTGAAATTCTTCCATCAAGTATCGTTATGGGAATTTTTGACAGATACTCAGTGGACACCGTTATTTGATGACAAGCATTTTGGTATTTGGCCTTTAGTTGCTGGTACATTAACTACAACAGCAGTCGCCTTATTCGTAGCTATCCCTTTGGGGACAGTCATTGCAATTTACCTGAGTGAATTTGCACCTCCCGTAGTTAGGGAAGTAGTTAAGCCAGTTTTAGAATTACTTGCAGGTATTCCGACTGTTGTTTATGGTTACTTTGCACTGTTATTCGTCACGCCATTGTTGCAAGTTCTGTTACCAGACTTATCTGGTTTTAATATGCTGAGTGCAGGTTTAGTTATCGGGATGATGATTATTCCCTACGTGAGTTCCCTGAGTGAAGATGCGATGCGTGCTGTTCCGACACATTTACGGGAAGGATCTTACGCAACGGGGGCGACACGCTTACAGACAGCGTTACGTGTAGTTTTACCCTCAGCAATTTCAGGTATTTCCGCTGCGTATATTTTGGGAATTTCCCGCGCTGTGGGGGAAACAATGGTGGTGGCTATTGCAGCAGGAGGACAACCAAATCTCACCTTTAACCCCTTGGAACCAGCGGCAACCATGACTGCTTATATTGTCGGCGTGAGTCTGGGCGACTTACCCCACGGTAGTTTGGAGTATGAAACTATCTTTGCAGTGGGACTGACGCTGATGCTGATGACCTTGGTATTCAACATTATTGGTTATTTCCTCAGCAAGCGCTATCGAGAAATTTATTAAGATGGTTAGTCAAACGATTCCCTACATTCGCAAAATTATCACGCGCAACAAGCGATCGCAAAATATTTTTAGCATCATTGGCTTGTTGTCTATGTTAATTGGTATTGCCACCTTACTCGCATTAATCTTTGACTTGTTTAGTGATGGATGGCCGCGTCTTTCTTGGCAATTTCTCACCTCATTTCCCAGCCGCAAAGCCGAACAAGCAGGTATCCTCTCGGCTTGGGTAGGGACAATGTTAGTCATGCTAGTTACAGCATTCGCCGCAATTCCCATTGGTATCGCATCGGGAATTTATTTAGAAGAATACGCCCGCAAAAACTGGATATCTGCTTTAATCGAAATTAACGTCACCAACCTCGCCGGAGTCCCTTCCATCATTTACGGACTTTTGGCGTTGGGTGTGTTTGTCTATGGCTTAAACTTGGGTCAAAGTGTAATTACCGCTGGGTTAACTTTAGCATTATTAGTTTTACCAGTAGTCATTGTCACTACCCGCGAAGCCCTCCGCGCCATTCCTAATAGCATTCGGGAAGCCGCCTACGCTACTGGTGCTTCCAAATGGCAAATGATTTGGGATCATGTTTTGCCATATTCTACCGGGACAATTTTAACTGGAATTATTGTCGCATTAGCCAGAGCGATCGGGGAAACTGCACCCCTAGTTACCATTGGCGCACTCACATTTATCGCTTTTTTACCAGACTCCCCCATCACAGGACAATTCCCTTTTGTCTCCTTTGCTTGGTTACTAGCTCCCTTCACAGTACTACCAATTCAAATGTTTGATTGGGTGTCTCGTCCTCAAGCTGAATTTCAGGTGAACGCCGCCGCCGCAGGTATCGTGCTAATTGCTATTACCCTCGCCATGAATGCTGTCGCTATTTACATTCGCTATCGTTTACGCCAAAAAATCAAATGGTAGAAACTCCTCTGAAAGCCTCTGTTGATTACCTCAATTTTTACTACGGTGGCAAAGTTCACGCCCTCAAAGACATTCATTTACCCATTGCAGATAAGCAGGTAACAGCCCTAATTGGCCCTTCTGGATGTGGTAAAACCACCTTGCTGCGATGCTTTAACCGGATGCACGATTTATATCCAGGAAATCGCTATAAAGGTGAAATCACCCTCAAACCAGATGGAATTAACCTCCTCAGTCATAAAGTAGACCCCATTGAAGTACGAATGCGAATTAGCATGGTATTTCAAAGACCAAATCCTTTTCCTAAGTCAATTTACGAAAATGTTGCTTATGGTTTGCGAGTCCGGGGTGAATCAAAACGTGGTGTGATTGATGACAAGGTAGAAAAAGCTTTACGCAACGCCGCTTTATGGGATGAAGTCAAGGATCGGTTAAATGATTTAGCCTATAATCTTTCTGGTGGTCAACAGCAGAGGTTATGTATTGCCCGTGCATTAGCTACTGAACCAGAGATAGTGTTATTTGATGAGCCGACATCTGCATTAGACCCCATAGCTACTGCCAGTATTGAAGAGTTGATTGGCAAGTTAAAAGAAACAGTAACAATATTAATTGTCACTCACAGTATGCAGCAGGCCGCGCGGGTTTCTGACTATACGGCGTTTATGTATTTGGGTGAATTGATTGAATTTAACAAAACAGAAGTGATTTTTCATCATCCCACCGATAAAAAGACCGCAGATTATGTAAGTGGGCGATTTGGGTAATGTGAGAGTAGTGAGTGGACATGGTTATAGTCCACTATTCCGATGCTGCCCACCTTTCCATTTTTTACTCCCCTCTTTTTTCTCCTCCTCAAAACTATATCTATCAACTTTTTCAGCTTTTTTAAGTCTTTTTACTTTTTGTTGAGAAAGATCCGGTTAATGGATAGCCTTTTTAAGGGGGTCGCCGCAGGCGAGGGGATCTTAACTAAACCGTATTAAAACCATGTAGAAACGTGACATATCACGTCTCTACAGTATTTAAAATATACAAACTGCTCTAATGTGTAATTCCTAATTCAGAAATTCTGTAATATTCTCTACTAAGTAGAATTTCTTCAACAAACAATACACAAAAAATCCTCTTTTCTACTCCCAACTGACCAAGAGAATTTCCTACATCAGATGATAAACAAATTATATTAGCAGGATGCAAATATTTTCTACAACAACTGACAAGACAGTTAAAAAAGTTATCATATTCTAAATTTTTATCATTAACCTTTTGATAGATTAGACCTGATCAAAAAAAGCTGTATATTGGGACGAGCTAACATATAATTTATGATTGCTCTTCATGCTGTATCAGTAAATTGCATCTCAACAGACCGAAAATTATTTACTGTATTTTTAGTAACCTGATAAGTCATGACATCCCCTGAGCCGCAAATTGATTTTGAAAAAGAACTTCCAGAAACATCAGAACAACCACCTCAAAATAGATGGCGCTGGTGGCGATTATTGTTAGCTTTAATACTAATAGTAGGGGGTGGAGTGGCGATCGCTTGGCGTTTACTTACTCCTGTACCTCAAACACCGTCAACTCATGCTCAAACACCAGGGGTAAGAGCTAAAATTTCACCTGTGCAATTAGGCACAATTGAGGAAAGTGCAGACTATATTGCAACTTTAGAATCTCGGCGTTCCATCAACCTCCAGTCGAGAATTCCCGGACAAATTACCCAGATATTTGTCAAGCCGGGACAGACTATCACCGCAGGTACACCCATTATCCAAATAGATTATAAAGCCCAACAACCAACAGCCCTAGGCAACAATGGTTCAACCCAAGCAACCGCAGCACTACTAGAAAGCGCTCGCGCCACACTCCGCGCTTTGGAAGTAGAACGGATATCAAAGTTGGCTGAGGTGCAATCAAATCAATTAGATTACGATAGATCTGCCAATCTAGCAGACCAAGGTGCAATATCACGACAGTCTAAGGATTTATCTGCTAACAGGCTGGCGACGGCGAGGGCTAATCTTGATGCGGTGAATTCTCGAATTCAAGCCCAAAAAGCTAGTATCTTACAAGCGGAAAATGCTATCCAGCAAGCTGATATTAATAGTAGACAACCACCCGCGTCGCTTCAGTATGACAAAATTACTGCACCCTTTGGTGGTACGGTGGGCGATATCTCCGTCAAAGTTGGTGATTTTGTCACGACTTCTTCACGACTTATGACTGTTGCTGAAAACCGACCTTTAGAAGTTGCTTTAACTCTACCACTAGAGCGCGGCCCCAAATTACGCAAGGGAATGCCTATAGAAATTATGAATTCTCAAGGGCAAGTTCTGGGTACAAGTCGAGTATTTTTAATTACGCCCAATGTGAGCAATCAACCACCATCAATCTTAATTAAAGCATTGTTTAATAATCCCCAAGGGCAGTTAAGGGCTGGTCAATTAGTGCGGACAAGAGTGATTTGGAGTCAGCATTCTGGAGTTTTGATTCCGACTACAGCAGTAACTCGCGTGGCGGGGGAAACTTTTGTCTATGTGGCGAAACAGCAAACAACCCCTCAAGGAGTTTCACAGGTGGTAGCGCAACAAAGGCGCGTGAAGTTAGGCAATATCAAAAATAACTATTACCAAGTTTTGGCAGGATTACAGCCGGAAGATGAAATTATTATCTCAGGGTTGCTGAATATTCGGGATGGTGTGGCTATTGTGCCTGAGTCTTAGTGTGGGTAAATTTAACCTTGGTGCGTTAGTTTAAGAGCAAATTATCGCTAGTAAAGCAGGATTAATATATGGCAGCTTTAACAGGGAAAGTTGCAATTGTGACTGGTGCATCGCGGGGTATTGGCAGAGCGATCGCTTTAAAATTAGCTCATCAAGGTGCATCTGTTGTAGTTAATTATGCCGGGAATGCAGCCAAAGCCCAGGAAGTTGTTGCAGAAATCGCACAACTGGGAGTGCAAGCAATTTCTATCCAAGCTGATGTGGGGAATGTGGCTGATATTGAAGCACTTTTTCAGAAAACAATTGCCCATTTTGGCAAGATTGATATCTTGGTCAACAATGCTGGCACAATTATTTACAAGCCAATTACAGAAATTACTGAAGCAGAGTTTGACAAACTTTTTGCTGTCAATGTCAAAGGTACTTTTTTTGCCTGTCAACAAGCTGCACAGCATTTAGCCATAGGTGGCAGAATTATTAATTTTTCTTCATCCACTACAGGGATGATGTTACCAACCTACAGTGCTTATGCTGCAACTAAAGGCGCAGTGGAACAGATAACGCGGGTGTTGTCTAAAGAGTTAGGTGCTAAGGAAATCACGGTGAATGTTGTTTCTCCTGGCCCAACAGATACAGAACTGTTCCGTGAAGGTAAAACCACAGAACAAATCAATCGTCTAGCCCAAATGTCGGCTTTTAACAAGCTGGGTGATGTCCAAGAAATTGCCGATGTGGTGGCTTTTTTAGCTAGTGAGGAAGCACGTTGGATAACTGGGCAAAATATTCGCGTCAATGGCGGGGCAGTTTGAGAAATTTATCAATAAAAAATCTGGCAAATTTTTAGTTTTATAATCTTCCTGGAACAGCAGTCAAAACAGGTAAAGAAAGATGGGCGAACAGAAATTTGGATAAAACGTTTTCTGGTATACAAAATTTCCTCATTAACCTGATTTAAAGTCTGTTTTTTTTGCTAGGCAATATTAGCTGATAGGTATCTCAACACTATGGATTTATCCAACATTACTACTCTACATAACTTAGAAGCAGCCTTCGGTGGTGAATCGATGGCGAACCGCAAGTATTTGTTTTTCGCTAAAGTTGCTAGTAAATTAGGATTTGCGGATTTAGCAAAACTTTTCCGTGAAACCGCAGAACAAGAAACCGAACACGCTTTTGCTCATTTTCAGTTGCTGCATCCAGAACTAGTGGTTGAAGATCCTGCGGCTTTAACTGATGAACAAAAAAAGCAAATTATCTCTCGTTGCTTATCTTTAGCAATTGAAGGAGAGACTTACGAATACACTACAATGTATCCTGAATTTGCCGCCGCGGCACAAAGTGATAGGGACAATCCAGCCGCCGCCGAATTTCTCAAACAAGCACAAGAATCTGGCGAACACGCTGATACATTTCGAGAAGCCGCACACCGTTTTGGTTTGCTTAAATTTATCGAAAATTACCACGCCGATCGCTACACTGAAGCATTAGAAGTCTTAAATGGTGGGCAAGCTGTCGCCAAAGTAGCGAGTGATGATCCTCAAACGCGCAAATGGATTTGTCGTCAATGCAGTATGATTTACGATCCGGTGGCTGGCGATCCCGATTCGGGAATTGCACCTGGTACACCGTTTGAAGATATTCCTGATGATTGGCAATGTCCAATTTGTGGTGCTACCAAAAAGACTTTTAAACCACTAGAAGAAAAAGTTGCTGCTTAAGATATAAAGATTAGAGACTAGTAGAGTCCGCCGTAAATAAGCACCCCATTTCAAATTGCCAAAAAGGTTCATATATAAGCTTTTTGACTTTACGGCGGTACTAGTCTCTAATCCTTCGTCTCTGTTTCATCTGCAAAATTTAGTTAATAGAAAATTACAGTAAAATACTCAGCAACTGTAAAGTTCTTGCTTATCAATACTCGCTGTTACACTATTTTTCAACTAACTCAGAATCAATGTAATCTTCTGTATGACTACACCCTTCACCCATTGAACGATCTCGGAATATTCGACAACAAGTATGCTCATCGTCTACACTTGTTTTTTGATTTATGTCTGCGGGACGATGCGAATTTTCTTCTACAATTTTCCAAGTTGTGTTAATCACTTCTTGTGTATTTGTATATTTGCCTAATTCGCTGCGAAATTTATGTAGTTGCTCATCTTCAGGTGTTACCAAAATATTCATTGGTTGAGTAC encodes:
- a CDS encoding efflux RND transporter periplasmic adaptor subunit; the encoded protein is MTSPEPQIDFEKELPETSEQPPQNRWRWWRLLLALILIVGGGVAIAWRLLTPVPQTPSTHAQTPGVRAKISPVQLGTIEESADYIATLESRRSINLQSRIPGQITQIFVKPGQTITAGTPIIQIDYKAQQPTALGNNGSTQATAALLESARATLRALEVERISKLAEVQSNQLDYDRSANLADQGAISRQSKDLSANRLATARANLDAVNSRIQAQKASILQAENAIQQADINSRQPPASLQYDKITAPFGGTVGDISVKVGDFVTTSSRLMTVAENRPLEVALTLPLERGPKLRKGMPIEIMNSQGQVLGTSRVFLITPNVSNQPPSILIKALFNNPQGQLRAGQLVRTRVIWSQHSGVLIPTTAVTRVAGETFVYVAKQQTTPQGVSQVVAQQRRVKLGNIKNNYYQVLAGLQPEDEIIISGLLNIRDGVAIVPES
- the pstA gene encoding phosphate ABC transporter permease PstA; this encodes MVSQTIPYIRKIITRNKRSQNIFSIIGLLSMLIGIATLLALIFDLFSDGWPRLSWQFLTSFPSRKAEQAGILSAWVGTMLVMLVTAFAAIPIGIASGIYLEEYARKNWISALIEINVTNLAGVPSIIYGLLALGVFVYGLNLGQSVITAGLTLALLVLPVVIVTTREALRAIPNSIREAAYATGASKWQMIWDHVLPYSTGTILTGIIVALARAIGETAPLVTIGALTFIAFLPDSPITGQFPFVSFAWLLAPFTVLPIQMFDWVSRPQAEFQVNAAAAGIVLIAITLAMNAVAIYIRYRLRQKIKW
- a CDS encoding SDR family oxidoreductase, which translates into the protein MAALTGKVAIVTGASRGIGRAIALKLAHQGASVVVNYAGNAAKAQEVVAEIAQLGVQAISIQADVGNVADIEALFQKTIAHFGKIDILVNNAGTIIYKPITEITEAEFDKLFAVNVKGTFFACQQAAQHLAIGGRIINFSSSTTGMMLPTYSAYAATKGAVEQITRVLSKELGAKEITVNVVSPGPTDTELFREGKTTEQINRLAQMSAFNKLGDVQEIADVVAFLASEEARWITGQNIRVNGGAV
- the pstB gene encoding phosphate ABC transporter ATP-binding protein PstB, whose product is MVETPLKASVDYLNFYYGGKVHALKDIHLPIADKQVTALIGPSGCGKTTLLRCFNRMHDLYPGNRYKGEITLKPDGINLLSHKVDPIEVRMRISMVFQRPNPFPKSIYENVAYGLRVRGESKRGVIDDKVEKALRNAALWDEVKDRLNDLAYNLSGGQQQRLCIARALATEPEIVLFDEPTSALDPIATASIEELIGKLKETVTILIVTHSMQQAARVSDYTAFMYLGELIEFNKTEVIFHHPTDKKTADYVSGRFG
- a CDS encoding PstS family phosphate ABC transporter substrate-binding protein, giving the protein MSKINLKLNSWTVVAGISMITTTLGLSMSAVQSQSVKTIAIDGSSTVFPITEAVAEEFQKSQGGRVRVTVGVSGTGGGFKKFCRGETDISGASRPILQKEIEACKAAGIRYMELPVAYDALTVVVNPQNTWVKNLSVGELKKMWEPGAQGKVNNWSQIRQGFPNAPLKLFGPGANSGTFDYFTEAIVGKAKSSRGDFTASEDDNVLVQGVSRDKNAIGYFGYAYYAENQKRLKAVPVNGVLPSPTTVKNGSYSPLSRPLFIYVSSKSVDKPEVKQFVQFYLRNGAKFAQETRYVALPASAYTTAQSHFGKKRFGTVFGGKEAVGLKIEELLRREAQ
- a CDS encoding rubrerythrin family protein; protein product: MDLSNITTLHNLEAAFGGESMANRKYLFFAKVASKLGFADLAKLFRETAEQETEHAFAHFQLLHPELVVEDPAALTDEQKKQIISRCLSLAIEGETYEYTTMYPEFAAAAQSDRDNPAAAEFLKQAQESGEHADTFREAAHRFGLLKFIENYHADRYTEALEVLNGGQAVAKVASDDPQTRKWICRQCSMIYDPVAGDPDSGIAPGTPFEDIPDDWQCPICGATKKTFKPLEEKVAA
- the pstC gene encoding phosphate ABC transporter permease subunit PstC; amino-acid sequence: MTIAKKTRFSAKLLRDLRERIIEFILFLSALSSVATTIAIVGILLYESVKFFHQVSLWEFLTDTQWTPLFDDKHFGIWPLVAGTLTTTAVALFVAIPLGTVIAIYLSEFAPPVVREVVKPVLELLAGIPTVVYGYFALLFVTPLLQVLLPDLSGFNMLSAGLVIGMMIIPYVSSLSEDAMRAVPTHLREGSYATGATRLQTALRVVLPSAISGISAAYILGISRAVGETMVVAIAAGGQPNLTFNPLEPAATMTAYIVGVSLGDLPHGSLEYETIFAVGLTLMLMTLVFNIIGYFLSKRYREIY